From Pseudoalteromonas sp. R3, one genomic window encodes:
- a CDS encoding ribose-phosphate pyrophosphokinase — protein sequence MPDMKLFAGNATPELAQKVAKRLFIELGDAVVGRFSDGEISVQINENVRGSDVFIVQSTCAPTNDNLMELIVMVDALRRASAGRITAVIPYFGYARQDRRVRSARVPITAKVVADFLSSVGVDRVLTVDLHAEQIQGFFDVPVDNVFGSPVLLEDMKERDFDDVVVVSPDIGGVVRARAIAKLLDDKDLAIIDKRRPQANVSQVMHIIGDVEGRDCIIVDDMIDTGGTLCKAAAALKEHGAKRVFAYATHPVLSGNAAENLRNSVIDEVIVTDSITLSDELKSVDKIKVLTLADMLAETIRRISNEESISAMFEH from the coding sequence GTGCCCGACATGAAGCTCTTCGCTGGTAACGCAACACCTGAGCTAGCTCAAAAAGTTGCAAAACGTTTGTTTATCGAATTAGGTGATGCCGTTGTAGGCCGTTTTAGCGACGGCGAGATCAGCGTTCAAATCAATGAAAATGTTCGTGGTTCCGATGTATTCATCGTCCAATCCACTTGTGCACCAACCAATGACAACCTGATGGAACTCATTGTGATGGTGGATGCTTTACGTCGTGCTTCTGCAGGTCGTATTACCGCCGTTATTCCATACTTCGGCTATGCCCGTCAGGATCGTCGTGTACGTTCTGCGCGTGTGCCAATCACTGCAAAAGTTGTTGCGGACTTCTTATCAAGCGTTGGTGTTGACCGCGTTCTGACCGTAGACCTGCACGCTGAGCAGATCCAGGGCTTCTTCGATGTACCTGTAGACAATGTGTTTGGTAGCCCGGTGCTGCTTGAAGACATGAAAGAGCGCGACTTTGACGATGTTGTGGTCGTGTCGCCAGATATTGGGGGTGTAGTACGTGCACGTGCAATCGCCAAACTCCTAGATGACAAAGACCTGGCTATCATCGACAAACGTCGCCCACAGGCTAACGTTTCTCAGGTCATGCACATCATTGGTGATGTGGAAGGCCGCGACTGTATCATCGTCGACGATATGATTGATACAGGTGGTACGCTGTGTAAAGCCGCTGCTGCACTGAAAGAGCACGGTGCTAAGCGCGTGTTTGCTTATGCTACGCACCCGGTTCTGTCTGGCAATGCCGCAGAGAACCTGCGCAATTCAGTGATTGACGAAGTGATTGTCACTGACTCAATTACGCTGTCGGACGAGCTGAAGTCTGTTGATAAGATCAAAGTACTGACGCTGGCTGATATGCTGGCTGAAACCATCCGCCGCATCAGCAACGAAGAGTCTATCTCTGCGATGTTTGAACACTAA
- the ispE gene encoding 4-(cytidine 5'-diphospho)-2-C-methyl-D-erythritol kinase: protein MKTLTLTAPAKLNLFLHINGRRADGYHELETLFTMLEYGDELTFSLIEQDVLEIEGDVAGIPLQDNLIYRAAEALRPYKQSPLGVHVQLVKKLPMGGGVGGGSSDAATTLLALNTLWQCELSIDQLADIGLSLGADVPVFVRGKTSLAQGVGEELSPYTLATKHYLVVFPNVHVGTVEVFTHPELPRNTPKLSEGWTIEQTHNDCQALVKKLYPEVEKTLSWLLKYAPSRMTGTGGCCFAEFDSAQAAQRVLEQLPSHWTGFVTQSASESIAHRQLAAWREDEVK from the coding sequence ATGAAGACACTGACATTAACGGCCCCGGCCAAACTGAACCTGTTTTTGCACATCAATGGACGTCGTGCTGATGGCTACCATGAACTCGAAACCCTGTTTACTATGCTGGAATACGGCGATGAGCTGACTTTTTCGCTTATCGAGCAAGATGTGCTGGAGATCGAGGGCGATGTCGCCGGCATTCCGTTGCAAGACAATTTGATTTACCGTGCTGCAGAAGCGCTCCGGCCCTATAAACAATCACCACTTGGTGTCCATGTTCAGCTAGTTAAAAAGCTTCCTATGGGTGGCGGCGTAGGGGGTGGCTCATCCGATGCTGCAACCACGTTGCTTGCATTAAACACATTATGGCAATGTGAATTGTCAATCGACCAGCTTGCGGATATCGGATTATCTCTCGGTGCGGATGTGCCTGTCTTTGTACGCGGAAAAACGTCGTTGGCGCAAGGGGTTGGGGAGGAGCTGAGCCCCTATACTCTGGCAACAAAACACTATCTGGTGGTCTTTCCCAATGTCCATGTTGGCACTGTTGAAGTGTTCACACACCCAGAGCTGCCGCGAAATACCCCGAAATTATCTGAGGGCTGGACCATCGAGCAGACACACAACGACTGTCAGGCATTAGTCAAAAAGCTCTACCCCGAGGTTGAAAAAACCCTGAGCTGGTTGCTAAAATATGCGCCGTCCAGAATGACGGGAACCGGAGGATGCTGCTTTGCAGAATTTGATTCAGCACAGGCGGCACAGCGTGTACTCGAACAACTCCCGTCTCACTGGACAGGCTTTGTTACACAAAGCGCAAGCGAGTCAATTGCCCACCGGCAACTGGCTGCATGGCGTGAAGATGAAGTAAAATAG
- the lolB gene encoding lipoprotein insertase outer membrane protein LolB — translation MKQFHLILLMFLLFLGGCAQRITAPDEHLQQNRPESYNNWRATGKLAFISPEERQSANFNWQYRAQKQTLTLNTFIGTQVLKLEEFDQHSELTLEDNTYTSADSSDLVYRLSGWQLPVSQAPQWLTGNIDAPGNQYNDKQQLTQATWQDEQGLRWQVAYQTYQRVNGLTLPTRLTLTHKDITIKIRISNWHFETL, via the coding sequence TTGAAACAGTTTCATTTGATTTTGCTCATGTTTTTATTGTTTCTGGGCGGGTGTGCACAGCGAATTACCGCGCCTGACGAGCATTTACAGCAGAATCGTCCCGAAAGTTATAACAATTGGCGAGCAACCGGTAAGCTGGCCTTTATCTCTCCCGAGGAGCGCCAGTCTGCAAACTTTAATTGGCAATACCGGGCACAAAAACAAACCCTGACGTTGAATACCTTTATTGGTACTCAGGTATTAAAATTAGAAGAGTTTGACCAGCACAGTGAGCTGACGCTCGAAGATAACACTTACACCAGTGCAGACAGCAGCGATTTAGTGTACCGTCTGAGCGGCTGGCAACTCCCTGTGTCACAAGCCCCGCAATGGTTAACGGGTAACATAGACGCCCCTGGCAATCAGTATAATGATAAACAACAATTAACTCAGGCCACCTGGCAAGACGAACAAGGTCTGCGCTGGCAGGTTGCTTACCAAACCTATCAACGCGTTAACGGACTGACACTGCCAACCCGGCTAACGCTGACGCACAAAGACATCACCATTAAGATCCGTATCAGCAACTGGCATTTTGAGACCTTATGA
- the hemA gene encoding glutamyl-tRNA reductase, translating to MTIIALGINHKTASVELREKVAFSPQQLSDALQQLSQLPQFNESVIVSTCNRTEIYCSLGDSNSQALLGWLADFHQIEEQELAENVYVHHNQDAVNHLMRVACGLDSLVLGEPQILGQIKQAYNSAKAHNGIQPVFERLFQKTFSVAKQVRTETEIGASAVSVAYAAVNLAKHIYGQLEKTNVLLIGAGETIELVAKHLSQHNPKAITVANRTIERAQSLADEINAHVISLAQLPEQLHQADIVISSTASTLPIIGKGVVEQALKKRKHKPMLFVDIAVPRDIESQVNDLDAAYLYTVDDLQAIVNENMASREQAAREAQHIIDDKTHEFAQWQRSLTSVDVIREYRESAQTIKLELVEKALNQLQSGKNSEKVLLELANKLTNRLTHAPTRAIQSAAKEGDVERIAVLKQALGIEQE from the coding sequence ATGACCATCATCGCACTTGGGATCAATCACAAAACCGCGTCCGTCGAATTGAGGGAAAAAGTCGCCTTTTCTCCGCAACAGCTATCGGATGCGCTACAGCAACTATCACAGTTGCCGCAGTTTAATGAGTCTGTGATTGTTTCTACCTGCAATCGGACCGAAATCTATTGTAGCCTTGGCGACTCGAATTCCCAAGCGCTTCTGGGCTGGCTGGCGGATTTTCACCAGATAGAAGAGCAAGAGCTGGCCGAAAACGTCTATGTGCACCACAATCAGGATGCCGTCAATCACCTGATGCGAGTGGCCTGTGGTTTAGATTCTTTGGTGTTGGGTGAACCTCAGATACTGGGTCAGATTAAGCAAGCGTATAACAGTGCGAAAGCGCATAACGGCATTCAACCGGTGTTTGAGCGCTTGTTTCAGAAAACGTTTTCTGTGGCTAAGCAAGTGCGTACCGAGACTGAAATTGGTGCAAGCGCCGTCTCTGTGGCCTATGCAGCGGTAAACCTGGCCAAGCATATTTATGGGCAGCTGGAAAAAACCAACGTATTACTGATTGGTGCCGGTGAAACCATTGAGCTGGTTGCCAAACACCTGTCGCAACACAACCCCAAAGCAATTACCGTTGCCAACCGCACCATTGAGCGGGCTCAATCTCTGGCGGATGAAATTAACGCGCATGTCATTTCTTTAGCTCAGTTACCAGAGCAATTACACCAGGCGGATATCGTGATTAGTTCAACAGCCAGTACCTTGCCAATCATAGGTAAAGGGGTCGTTGAGCAGGCTCTTAAAAAACGCAAACATAAGCCGATGCTGTTTGTCGATATTGCTGTGCCACGCGATATCGAAAGCCAGGTAAATGACTTAGACGCTGCCTACCTTTATACGGTAGACGACCTGCAGGCAATCGTGAATGAAAACATGGCTTCGCGCGAACAAGCAGCACGTGAAGCACAGCACATCATTGATGACAAAACCCATGAGTTTGCACAGTGGCAGCGTTCACTGACATCGGTGGATGTGATCCGGGAATATCGAGAATCTGCCCAGACGATTAAATTAGAGCTCGTGGAAAAGGCGTTAAATCAGCTACAATCGGGTAAGAATTCAGAAAAGGTCTTGTTAGAACTGGCAAATAAACTCACTAATCGACTTACTCACGCACCGACCCGAGCGATTCAGTCGGCAGCTAAAGAGGGCGACGTTGAGCGTATTGCAGTATTAAAACAAGCATTAGGTATTGAGCAGGAATAA
- the prfA gene encoding peptide chain release factor 1, with amino-acid sequence MKESVYRKLETLVERHEEVEAMLGDPEVIGDQNRFRALSKEYSELEDVVKAFTAYQQAQENVAAAEEMLKDSDPDMREMAQEEYKEAKEQISELEEQLQILMLPKDPKDDNNVFLEVRAGTGGDEAAIFAGDLFRMYSRYAETQKWQVEVVSANEGEHGGYKEIIANIKGDGVYGKLKFESGAHRVQRVPETESQGRVHTSACTVAVMAEIPEAEAIEINPADLKVDTFRASGAGGQHVNKTDSAIRITHIPTGVVVECQDERSQHKNRAKALSVLGARLQQAEDEKRQAAEASERRNLVGSGDRSERIRTYNYPQGRITDHRINLTLYRLNEVVAGDLGAVIDPLVLEYQADLLAAMGDD; translated from the coding sequence ATGAAAGAGTCCGTTTATCGTAAATTGGAAACTTTGGTAGAGCGCCACGAAGAAGTGGAAGCCATGCTGGGGGATCCGGAAGTCATTGGCGATCAGAACCGTTTTCGCGCATTGTCAAAAGAGTACTCAGAGCTTGAGGATGTGGTGAAGGCGTTTACTGCTTATCAGCAGGCGCAGGAAAACGTAGCAGCAGCCGAAGAAATGCTGAAGGATTCTGATCCGGATATGCGTGAAATGGCTCAGGAAGAATATAAAGAAGCAAAAGAACAAATTTCAGAACTGGAAGAGCAGCTCCAGATCCTGATGCTGCCAAAAGATCCTAAAGACGACAACAACGTATTTTTGGAAGTCCGTGCCGGTACGGGTGGTGACGAAGCGGCTATCTTTGCAGGTGACTTGTTCCGTATGTACAGCCGCTATGCCGAAACTCAGAAGTGGCAGGTTGAGGTTGTTAGTGCCAATGAAGGCGAACATGGTGGTTACAAAGAGATCATTGCTAACATCAAAGGCGATGGTGTATATGGTAAGCTGAAGTTTGAGTCAGGCGCACACCGTGTACAACGTGTACCAGAGACTGAGTCTCAGGGCCGTGTCCATACTTCAGCGTGTACAGTGGCTGTGATGGCGGAGATCCCGGAAGCGGAAGCCATTGAAATTAACCCAGCAGATCTGAAAGTCGACACCTTCCGTGCCTCGGGCGCCGGTGGTCAGCACGTTAACAAAACTGACTCTGCTATCCGTATTACCCATATTCCAACCGGCGTTGTGGTTGAATGTCAGGATGAACGTTCACAGCATAAAAACCGTGCTAAGGCTTTGTCAGTATTGGGTGCGCGCCTGCAGCAGGCGGAAGACGAAAAACGTCAGGCTGCCGAGGCAAGTGAGCGTCGTAACCTGGTCGGTAGCGGTGACCGCTCTGAGCGGATACGGACTTACAACTATCCGCAGGGTCGTATTACGGATCACCGTATTAACCTCACGCTTTATCGTCTGAATGAAGTTGTAGCAGGTGATCTGGGCGCTGTTATCGACCCGTTAGTGTTGGAGTATCAGGCTGATCTGTTAGCTGCCATGGGCGACGATTAA
- a CDS encoding DUF3369 domain-containing protein has product MDDFLFSDDPGEVEVQEKSGTWKVIIVDDEPEVHAVTKLALSDFEFQKKRLEFLSAYSGEEAKKVVMDHPDAAIVLLDVVMETDDAGLRVAQYIRETAKNNNIRIILRTGQPGQAPERQVIVNYDINDYKSKTELTAQKLFTVVMSSLRSYRDILSIDQSRQGLEKIITASRNIFASHSIDQFIEGVIQQLTSLLGTVDEAIYATSLVASNDPSNSSDKLVVFTGRGEFARSEGKPIEDVLDPEQMDACRQALQDRGIVYKDNYLFAYCSSEYNHASMLFVSGIPEFLTDTQKHLIKIFSQNVQLAYENVQLQAEIEDTQQELVYRLSEALEQRSTESGNHVKRVANICYVLAKHYGLSYREAELVRLASPLHDVGNVGIPDAILNKPHKLEPEEWDVMKSHTQKGYQILRDSRREIVNAGAMIARDHHERWDGSGYPSGKKGEEIHIFGRIAAIADVYDSMRHERCYRPAYSLDEVVAEINSQKGKHFDPKLVDVFNTVIDELEQILARLED; this is encoded by the coding sequence ATGGATGATTTTTTGTTTTCAGACGATCCGGGTGAAGTAGAAGTACAGGAAAAAAGTGGCACCTGGAAGGTGATCATTGTTGATGATGAACCCGAGGTGCATGCGGTAACCAAACTCGCGCTAAGTGACTTTGAGTTTCAGAAAAAGCGCCTTGAATTTCTCAGTGCCTATTCTGGCGAGGAAGCAAAAAAGGTGGTTATGGACCACCCTGATGCAGCGATTGTGCTACTTGATGTTGTGATGGAAACGGATGACGCAGGGTTGAGAGTTGCGCAATATATTCGCGAGACGGCTAAAAATAACAACATTCGCATTATATTGCGTACCGGACAGCCAGGTCAGGCCCCGGAGCGTCAGGTCATCGTCAATTACGATATTAATGACTATAAATCCAAAACTGAGTTGACGGCACAAAAGCTGTTTACTGTAGTGATGTCGAGCTTGCGTTCCTACCGTGACATTCTGTCTATTGATCAGTCTCGTCAGGGGCTGGAAAAAATCATCACTGCATCACGAAATATTTTTGCTTCGCATTCCATCGACCAGTTTATCGAAGGGGTGATCCAGCAGCTGACTTCTTTGTTAGGGACTGTTGATGAAGCCATTTATGCAACGTCTTTGGTTGCCAGCAATGACCCCTCCAATAGCAGTGACAAACTGGTGGTGTTTACAGGTCGTGGCGAGTTTGCCAGAAGTGAAGGTAAGCCGATTGAAGACGTGCTGGACCCAGAACAAATGGATGCCTGTCGTCAGGCATTGCAAGACCGTGGCATAGTTTATAAGGACAATTATCTGTTTGCGTATTGTTCGAGTGAATATAACCATGCGTCTATGCTGTTTGTCTCAGGTATCCCTGAATTTTTGACCGACACGCAAAAGCACTTGATCAAAATATTCTCGCAAAACGTACAACTGGCCTATGAAAATGTTCAGCTTCAGGCAGAGATAGAAGACACTCAGCAGGAGTTGGTATATCGATTAAGCGAAGCGCTTGAGCAGCGCTCTACGGAATCGGGCAATCATGTTAAGCGCGTTGCAAACATCTGTTATGTGCTGGCCAAGCACTACGGTCTCAGCTATCGCGAAGCCGAGCTGGTACGTCTTGCCTCACCCTTACACGACGTTGGTAATGTAGGCATTCCCGACGCGATTTTGAACAAGCCACATAAGTTGGAGCCCGAAGAATGGGATGTAATGAAGTCTCATACTCAAAAGGGTTACCAGATTCTGCGCGACTCACGCCGTGAGATAGTTAATGCCGGCGCTATGATCGCTCGCGATCACCATGAACGGTGGGACGGTAGCGGATATCCGAGTGGTAAAAAAGGTGAAGAGATCCATATCTTCGGACGTATTGCGGCGATTGCAGATGTCTACGACTCCATGCGTCACGAGCGTTGCTATCGCCCGGCGTACAGCCTGGACGAAGTGGTGGCCGAAATAAACAGTCAAAAGGGTAAGCACTTTGACCCTAAGCTGGTTGATGTGTTCAATACTGTAATTGACGAGCTGGAACAGATCCTGGCTCGGTTAGAAGATTGA
- a CDS encoding SirB2 family protein yields the protein MDYMALKHTHVMFAVLSIILFYTRAVSRLASGKLAANKGVFIASHSVDTLLLISAVSLAVMASLNPAQQPWLMEKIVLVIAYIVLGFVVAKSTTKAKQVGALVLATLTLLAVGYLASAKNALIL from the coding sequence TTGGACTACATGGCACTTAAACACACGCATGTGATGTTTGCAGTTTTAAGTATTATTTTGTTTTATACCCGCGCCGTTTCGCGTTTGGCCAGTGGCAAGCTGGCTGCCAATAAAGGGGTGTTTATCGCCAGTCATAGTGTCGATACTTTACTGTTGATCAGCGCTGTTTCACTGGCTGTGATGGCCAGTCTGAACCCTGCGCAGCAACCCTGGTTGATGGAAAAAATCGTTTTGGTGATTGCGTATATTGTGTTGGGCTTTGTGGTTGCAAAGTCAACAACAAAAGCAAAGCAAGTAGGAGCTCTGGTACTTGCGACTCTGACCCTGCTGGCCGTTGGCTACCTTGCCAGCGCTAAAAACGCGCTCATATTGTAA
- a CDS encoding tetratricopeptide repeat protein: MTDIWFDEHDASSEHFSTPALLRCIWAEPHWDAQADTSHTLCLLAELEQAVDDICHKNADKHTCVDALLDTFYTQWLFSGTDQKVPEHLLNNVCYALKMHSGTSMALALILVHLLERANLTASLAINQGDVQVHIALSDEEGYIIDPSSGHQAWYVIPENGDDKEQEPLELVFGEEAFKLYLAQQKWSFIAAEKFGHALSCVEMLMELLGDDPYERRDRGYLLNQLNCPKMAKDDLQFFVDECPDDPTIELIQNQIAELADHNNILH, encoded by the coding sequence ATGACTGATATCTGGTTCGATGAACACGACGCAAGTTCGGAGCATTTCTCTACCCCGGCCTTGTTACGTTGTATCTGGGCTGAGCCACACTGGGATGCTCAGGCCGATACCTCCCACACGCTATGTTTACTGGCAGAGCTTGAGCAGGCCGTTGACGACATTTGCCATAAAAATGCCGACAAACACACGTGCGTGGATGCGCTGCTCGATACGTTTTATACCCAATGGTTATTTAGTGGCACGGACCAAAAAGTGCCAGAACATTTACTAAACAATGTTTGTTACGCTTTAAAGATGCACAGTGGCACCAGCATGGCGTTGGCGCTTATTCTGGTACATTTGCTGGAGCGAGCTAACCTTACAGCAAGCCTGGCGATTAATCAGGGCGATGTGCAGGTACACATTGCTCTGAGCGACGAAGAAGGCTATATAATAGACCCCAGCTCAGGCCACCAAGCCTGGTATGTGATCCCTGAAAATGGTGATGACAAAGAGCAGGAGCCTCTGGAGCTGGTGTTTGGAGAGGAAGCCTTCAAGCTTTATCTTGCTCAGCAAAAATGGTCGTTTATTGCAGCTGAGAAATTTGGTCATGCACTGAGCTGTGTCGAGATGTTGATGGAATTACTGGGTGATGACCCTTATGAGCGTCGTGATAGGGGCTATCTGCTTAATCAACTCAATTGTCCAAAAATGGCAAAAGATGATCTGCAATTTTTTGTTGATGAATGCCCAGACGACCCAACCATTGAACTCATTCAAAATCAAATCGCTGAGCTGGCCGACCATAATAATATCCTCCATTAG
- the kdsA gene encoding 3-deoxy-8-phosphooctulonate synthase has product MNTQIIKVADIEVANDKPFVLFGGMNVLESRDLAMRIAEHYVEVTSKLGIPYVFKASFDKANRSSINSYRGPGMEEGLKIFEEIKNTFNVPLITDVHEPHQAAPVAEVVDVIQLPAFLARQTDLVVAMAKTGNVINVKKPQFLAPHEMRHIIKKMSEAGNEQVILCERGTSFGYNNLVVDMLGMDDMKHMAPVIFDATHALQRPGGRSDSADGRRAQAAELARSGMALGLAGLFIEAHPNPNEAKCDGPCALPLAKLEGYLQQMKAVDDLVKSFAPLDTSAADL; this is encoded by the coding sequence ATGAATACACAGATTATCAAAGTAGCAGACATCGAGGTTGCAAACGACAAACCTTTCGTGCTGTTTGGTGGCATGAATGTGCTTGAATCACGTGACCTGGCAATGCGCATTGCCGAGCACTATGTTGAAGTGACCAGCAAACTGGGCATCCCCTATGTGTTTAAGGCATCGTTCGATAAAGCCAACCGCTCTTCTATCAACTCATACCGCGGTCCGGGTATGGAAGAGGGGCTTAAAATCTTTGAAGAAATCAAAAATACCTTTAACGTGCCGCTGATCACTGACGTTCATGAGCCTCATCAGGCGGCACCGGTTGCCGAAGTGGTTGATGTGATCCAGTTGCCAGCCTTTTTGGCGCGTCAAACTGATTTGGTTGTGGCTATGGCTAAGACCGGCAATGTCATCAATGTAAAAAAACCTCAGTTCTTGGCGCCGCATGAGATGCGTCACATCATCAAAAAGATGAGCGAGGCGGGCAACGAACAAGTGATCTTGTGTGAACGCGGCACCAGCTTTGGTTATAACAACCTGGTAGTCGATATGCTGGGCATGGATGACATGAAGCATATGGCGCCGGTGATCTTCGATGCCACACACGCTCTGCAGCGCCCGGGCGGTCGCAGTGATTCGGCCGATGGTCGTCGTGCACAGGCGGCTGAGCTGGCACGCAGCGGTATGGCGTTGGGTCTGGCAGGCTTATTTATTGAAGCACACCCCAATCCAAACGAAGCCAAATGTGATGGTCCGTGTGCACTGCCGCTGGCGAAGCTGGAAGGGTATTTGCAGCAGATGAAAGCCGTGGACGATCTGGTAAAGAGTTTTGCTCCGCTGGATACCAGCGCTGCTGATCTCTAA
- a CDS encoding transcriptional regulator GcvA has product MSRRLPPLNALKAFEAAARHLSFTKAAEELFVTQAAISHQIKILEEHLGVKLFLRKNRSLLLTEEGQGYFLDIKELFSQLIDATEKLLARGAKGSLTVSLTPSFAIQWLVPRLSLFNELHPDIDVRIKAQDLDENSLTDDVDVAIYYGRGNWSGVQTHKLHTEYLVPMCSPLLLNGPKPLDQPSDLANHTLLHDTTRRAWKAWLKTAGVRNVPANTGPIFSHSSMVTQAAVHGQGIALGNSVLAKPDLDAGRLIIPFSHHLESKNAYYLVCRESQAELGKIVSFKNWMLEMVEQEQQ; this is encoded by the coding sequence ATGTCACGACGATTACCTCCATTAAACGCACTGAAAGCTTTTGAGGCCGCAGCCCGGCACCTGAGTTTTACCAAAGCTGCCGAAGAACTGTTTGTGACCCAGGCAGCCATCAGCCACCAGATCAAGATTCTGGAAGAGCACCTCGGGGTTAAACTTTTCTTACGTAAAAACAGGTCTCTGCTGTTGACCGAAGAAGGGCAGGGCTATTTCCTGGATATCAAAGAGCTGTTTTCTCAGTTGATCGATGCCACAGAAAAACTGTTGGCACGGGGTGCAAAAGGATCTCTTACAGTGAGTCTGACGCCCAGTTTTGCGATTCAGTGGCTGGTGCCCAGGCTCAGCCTGTTTAATGAACTACATCCGGACATTGATGTGCGAATAAAAGCACAGGATCTGGATGAAAACTCATTAACCGATGACGTGGACGTGGCCATTTATTATGGCCGGGGCAACTGGAGCGGCGTGCAAACCCATAAGCTGCACACCGAATACCTGGTGCCCATGTGTAGCCCTTTGCTGCTCAATGGCCCTAAGCCGCTGGATCAGCCCAGCGACCTCGCGAATCACACTCTGCTTCACGATACCACCCGACGCGCCTGGAAAGCCTGGCTGAAAACCGCCGGGGTGCGCAATGTGCCGGCTAACACCGGACCAATTTTCAGTCACTCGTCTATGGTGACTCAGGCAGCGGTGCATGGCCAGGGGATCGCGCTGGGCAATAGCGTGTTGGCCAAACCCGACCTGGATGCCGGCCGTTTGATCATTCCATTTAGCCACCACCTGGAAAGTAAAAATGCTTACTATCTGGTGTGTCGTGAATCTCAGGCTGAATTAGGTAAAATAGTGTCCTTCAAAAACTGGATGCTGGAAATGGTAGAGCAGGAACAACAATGA
- a CDS encoding alpha/beta family hydrolase — protein sequence MTQSDVKIDIEWHQADAPQAQLILAHGAGAGRDSDFMQDMANRLSALGVTVGLFDFGYMQMAKALDKRRPPERAPKLLAHYRDVLSAQLDGLPVFIGGKSMGGRMASMLVCEDDIQVQGVFALGYPFHPPGKPEKLRTEHFADIPCPFVVLQGERDTFGNQAEVTALAAQAEEQSWPELVWLKDGDHSLKPRKASGLTEAQNRQLAAEAIAAKIAEILNG from the coding sequence ATGACGCAGAGCGATGTAAAGATTGATATCGAGTGGCATCAGGCTGACGCACCTCAGGCGCAGCTGATCCTGGCCCATGGCGCAGGAGCGGGCCGTGACAGCGACTTTATGCAGGACATGGCAAACCGCCTGAGTGCTTTAGGAGTCACCGTCGGGTTGTTTGATTTTGGCTATATGCAGATGGCAAAGGCGCTGGATAAACGTCGCCCGCCGGAGCGAGCACCTAAATTGCTGGCCCATTATCGCGATGTGCTGAGCGCGCAGCTCGACGGCTTACCTGTGTTTATCGGTGGTAAGTCTATGGGCGGGCGGATGGCATCTATGCTGGTCTGTGAAGATGATATTCAGGTACAGGGCGTGTTTGCGCTGGGTTATCCGTTCCACCCACCGGGCAAGCCCGAGAAACTGCGTACCGAGCACTTTGCCGATATCCCTTGCCCGTTTGTGGTGCTGCAAGGAGAGCGTGATACGTTTGGTAATCAAGCCGAGGTCACGGCTTTAGCTGCACAAGCTGAAGAGCAGAGCTGGCCAGAGCTGGTATGGCTTAAAGATGGCGACCATTCATTGAAGCCGCGCAAAGCCAGCGGCCTGACAGAAGCGCAAAACCGCCAGCTGGCCGCTGAGGCCATTGCTGCTAAAATTGCGGAGATACTCAATGGCTAA
- a CDS encoding DUF423 domain-containing protein, whose translation MAKLFLLLGGAFCMLSVMLGAFAAHGLKSRLSDYAIGIFKTGAEYQMTHGLALLAVALLLKWGVKVQLSGYLFATGIVLFSGSLYLLALTGAKWLGPITPLGGLCFILGWAWLLFQVARQPF comes from the coding sequence ATGGCTAAGCTATTCTTACTGCTGGGCGGGGCATTTTGTATGCTGTCGGTCATGCTGGGGGCCTTTGCCGCTCATGGCCTGAAAAGCCGTTTGAGCGACTATGCCATTGGCATATTTAAAACCGGCGCTGAATATCAGATGACCCACGGTCTGGCCTTGCTGGCCGTGGCCTTGCTCCTGAAATGGGGCGTGAAAGTTCAGCTCTCGGGCTATTTATTTGCGACCGGGATTGTCCTGTTCAGTGGCAGCCTGTATTTGCTGGCGCTGACCGGTGCTAAGTGGTTGGGACCAATTACGCCACTGGGCGGACTGTGTTTTATTCTTGGCTGGGCCTGGCTGCTGTTTCAGGTTGCCCGCCAGCCCTTTTAA